One Sulfuriferula thiophila DNA window includes the following coding sequences:
- a CDS encoding DUF3617 domain-containing protein yields the protein MTMKKYLLLLPMFSLAAVAYAEPNLQDGLWEITSKMEMPGMPAAAMQSTKMTQCMTKTNAVPTTQPKDKNNDCKMTSTNVVGNTVTWAMQCHGQQGDSDSSGKVTYSGNSFSGVTKVSMNIKGQGRMEMTQNMSGKRIGDCKK from the coding sequence ATGACCATGAAAAAATATTTGCTGTTACTGCCAATGTTCTCTCTTGCCGCAGTAGCCTACGCGGAACCCAATCTGCAAGATGGATTATGGGAAATTACCAGCAAGATGGAAATGCCCGGCATGCCTGCAGCGGCGATGCAGTCGACGAAAATGACGCAATGCATGACTAAAACCAATGCTGTGCCGACCACGCAACCCAAAGATAAAAACAATGACTGCAAAATGACCAGTACCAACGTGGTTGGCAACACCGTGACCTGGGCCATGCAGTGTCACGGCCAGCAGGGTGACTCCGACAGCTCCGGCAAGGTCACCTATAGCGGCAACAGTTTCAGCGGCGTGACCAAAGTCAGCATGAATATCAAGGGGCAGGGGCGCATGGAAATGACGCAGAATATGAGCGGCAAGCGCATAGGAGACTGCAAGAAATAA
- a CDS encoding NAD(P)-dependent oxidoreductase translates to MKPIIGYIGLGVMGNACANNLLKAGYSLHIYARRPEQMQGLVQAGAQPSPSPQSLAQSCDIIFTNVSDTSDVQQVILGEQGVILGAKAGSVVVDMSTILPSASRQIAAALAEKNVEMLDAPVSGGSQGAIDGTLSIMVGGKAAVFQRVLPVLQVMGKNIVHIGDSGAGQVAKACNQIIVTQTLAAIAEAFTLATAAGVDAGKVRQALLGGFAGSRMLDVHGQRMLTHNYMPGFKAQLHQKDMQIVQQFAAELGVDLPSTDLVTGYINALVEAGLGEQDSAAMATLFEQKAGVNFG, encoded by the coding sequence ATGAAACCAATTATCGGTTATATCGGCCTGGGCGTAATGGGAAACGCCTGTGCAAACAATCTTCTCAAAGCAGGTTACTCGCTGCACATCTATGCGCGCCGCCCCGAACAAATGCAAGGGCTCGTACAAGCAGGCGCCCAGCCCAGCCCTAGCCCGCAAAGCCTGGCACAAAGCTGCGACATCATCTTCACCAATGTTTCCGATACCTCCGATGTGCAGCAGGTCATCCTCGGTGAACAGGGCGTGATACTAGGCGCCAAAGCCGGCAGCGTGGTCGTGGACATGAGCACCATACTGCCCTCAGCCTCGCGACAAATAGCCGCCGCGCTGGCAGAGAAAAATGTCGAAATGCTCGATGCGCCGGTATCAGGCGGCAGCCAGGGCGCAATCGATGGTACGCTCTCTATTATGGTGGGCGGCAAGGCAGCAGTGTTTCAGCGAGTACTGCCCGTGTTGCAGGTGATGGGTAAAAATATCGTGCACATCGGCGACAGTGGTGCAGGGCAAGTCGCAAAAGCCTGCAACCAGATTATCGTCACGCAAACGCTGGCCGCCATAGCTGAAGCCTTTACGCTGGCGACTGCTGCGGGCGTGGATGCGGGCAAAGTGCGGCAGGCGTTGCTCGGCGGATTTGCCGGTAGTCGCATGCTCGATGTGCATGGTCAACGCATGTTAACGCATAACTACATGCCAGGATTTAAAGCCCAGTTACATCAAAAAGACATGCAGATCGTGCAGCAATTCGCAGCCGAGCTGGGCGTCGATTTACCGAGTACCGATCTGGTGACGGGTTATATCAATGCGCTGGTTGAGGCGGGACTGGGAGAACAGGATTCCGCAGCAATGGCTACACTGTTTGAACAAAAGGCCGGTGTGAACTTCGGCTGA
- a CDS encoding PA4780 family RIO1-like protein kinase, which produces MKIPKRLAPLLEDGLIDDVIRQLMSGKEAMVFVVRCGDDVRCAKVYKEANKRSFRQSVDYTENRKVKNSRQARAMAKGSRYGREAQEEAWQNAEVDALYRLAAAGVRVPKPYNFHAGVLLMELVTGDDGNAAPRLNDIEFTPEQAREHFHTLLRQVVLMLCAGVIHGDLSEYNILLGSEGPVIIDLPQAVDAAGNNHARSMLERDVNNLTGYFGRYAPELLQTEYGKEIWALYEHNELRPDTPLTGHFTASDKPVDLNSVIREIDDARAAEAARLLRMQEEK; this is translated from the coding sequence ATGAAAATCCCGAAAAGACTCGCCCCGCTGCTCGAAGATGGCCTGATTGATGATGTGATCCGCCAGCTTATGAGCGGCAAAGAGGCGATGGTGTTTGTCGTGCGCTGTGGCGATGACGTGCGCTGTGCCAAAGTGTACAAAGAAGCCAACAAACGCAGCTTCCGCCAGAGCGTTGACTACACCGAAAACCGCAAAGTAAAGAACAGCCGTCAGGCACGCGCCATGGCGAAAGGCTCGCGCTACGGACGCGAAGCACAGGAGGAAGCCTGGCAGAACGCCGAAGTCGATGCCCTGTATCGCCTCGCGGCGGCCGGCGTACGCGTACCCAAACCTTACAACTTCCATGCCGGCGTGCTGCTGATGGAGCTGGTTACCGGCGATGACGGCAATGCTGCGCCACGGTTGAACGATATAGAATTCACTCCGGAACAGGCCCGCGAACACTTCCACACGCTACTGCGCCAAGTCGTGCTGATGCTGTGCGCCGGGGTGATCCACGGCGATCTGTCGGAATACAACATCCTGCTCGGCAGCGAAGGCCCGGTGATCATCGACCTGCCGCAAGCGGTGGATGCCGCCGGCAACAACCACGCCCGCAGCATGCTGGAACGTGACGTCAACAACCTGACCGGCTATTTCGGACGCTATGCGCCGGAACTGCTGCAAACCGAGTATGGCAAGGAAATCTGGGCCTTGTACGAGCACAATGAATTGCGCCCGGATACGCCGCTCACCGGCCATTTCACCGCCAGCGACAAGCCAGTTGATCTGAACAGCGTGATCCGCGAGATCGACGATGCACGCGCCGCAGAGGCTGCCCGACTGTTGCGCATGCAGGAAGAAAAATAA
- a CDS encoding fatty acid desaturase — translation MTHSSYYATDVDGKRYQRTILIITALAFVQLALATLQVLPFWVMVITMPILIPRWMLAVHELFHVRKPQQVNFITRLLPMAFTPFVLGYSEHQEIHSRHHKFMCTENDPEMFQLRGGYISGLFNAMTMPEQAPVRWIAKNGIDRQLAITLAVNAAIFFTVVYLAGWNFLWYWIPTRISYGFSSFAFFYLLHRRGKDFGVYSLQLPVVIAKLYAVLFGNEALQVTCNHDVHHGNPRIAGYALAMTSQQRHKQ, via the coding sequence ATGACCCACTCTTCTTATTACGCGACAGATGTTGATGGCAAGCGCTATCAGCGCACAATTCTGATAATCACTGCTTTAGCATTCGTGCAGTTGGCGTTAGCTACTTTACAAGTATTGCCATTTTGGGTGATGGTGATCACCATGCCTATCCTGATACCACGATGGATGCTGGCAGTGCATGAGTTATTTCATGTCCGCAAACCCCAACAAGTCAATTTCATTACACGTTTGCTGCCGATGGCATTCACGCCATTCGTGCTGGGATACAGCGAGCATCAGGAAATTCACTCCCGCCACCATAAGTTTATGTGCACGGAAAACGACCCGGAAATGTTTCAGCTTCGTGGCGGTTATATCTCCGGCTTGTTTAATGCGATGACCATGCCGGAGCAAGCGCCTGTCCGGTGGATCGCAAAAAACGGTATTGATCGGCAATTGGCTATAACGCTGGCTGTCAACGCTGCTATTTTCTTTACTGTTGTTTATCTGGCTGGGTGGAATTTTCTCTGGTATTGGATACCCACCAGAATCAGTTATGGTTTTTCCAGTTTCGCATTCTTCTATTTGTTGCATAGGAGGGGTAAGGATTTCGGCGTTTATTCGCTACAACTGCCTGTAGTTATTGCAAAACTATATGCCGTACTATTTGGCAACGAAGCGCTGCAAGTGACGTGCAATCACGATGTGCATCATGGCAATCCCCGTATTGCTGGCTATGCATTAGCAATGACTAGCCAGCAACGACATAAGCAGTAA
- a CDS encoding thioredoxin domain-containing protein: MTNRLAQETSPYLQQHADNPVDWYPWGEEALQLAREQNKPILLSIGYSACHWCHVMAHESFEDAEVAAVMNAHFINIKVDREERPDLDHIYQTAHYMLTQRNGGWPLTLFLTPDQIPFVAGTYFPKQARHNLPGFIQLMERVTEFYRTRQDDIATQNASLLQALDTTLPDNQAHNNFSTAPLDAACKTLQQSFDTVHGGFGSAPKFPHPMDMEFLLRHAARSNETDARHMALHTLRKMADGGIYDQLGGGFCRYSVDDRWAIPHFEKMLYDNGPLLALYTDAYVLTGEAGFKQTAYGIARWVIREMQSPHGGYFSSMDADSEHEEGKFYVWTPKQIASLLSVEEYAITEAHYGLNLTPNFERKHWNLIVAQPLADIAATQKIPLEQAEQILERARQKLFAARADRVWPGRDEKILVSWNALMVKGMAHAGRILNQPTWISSAQHAVDFIHANMWRDGRLLATCKDGKSHLNAYLDDYAFLLDALLELLQAEFRPIDLSFARELADVLLAQFEDQQAGGFYFTSHDHEHLIHRPKPGHDSSMPSGNGIAAFALQRLGYLLGEMRYVDAATRTLALYYPPLSRHTGGFSSLLMTLQEQFTPPQIIILRSPPGQSEAWRRTLLAHYAADKLILTLEGEQTGLPAALAKPLTEKTSAWICQGTQCSPPVHDSQALLDACFMAG; encoded by the coding sequence ATGACCAACCGCCTTGCTCAGGAAACCAGCCCTTATTTGCAACAGCACGCAGACAATCCGGTCGACTGGTATCCGTGGGGCGAAGAAGCGCTGCAACTGGCACGTGAGCAGAACAAGCCGATACTGCTGTCGATCGGCTATTCCGCCTGCCATTGGTGTCACGTCATGGCGCATGAATCATTCGAGGATGCCGAGGTGGCGGCGGTGATGAATGCGCATTTCATCAATATCAAGGTCGATCGCGAAGAGCGCCCCGACCTTGATCACATCTACCAGACCGCGCATTACATGCTCACCCAGCGTAACGGCGGCTGGCCGCTGACGCTATTTCTGACGCCGGACCAGATTCCATTTGTTGCCGGCACTTATTTCCCCAAACAGGCACGGCATAATTTACCCGGGTTCATCCAGCTAATGGAGCGCGTGACCGAGTTCTACCGCACCCGCCAGGATGATATTGCCACCCAGAATGCGTCATTGTTGCAGGCGCTGGATACCACCCTGCCGGACAATCAAGCCCATAACAATTTCAGCACAGCACCGCTGGATGCCGCGTGCAAAACCTTGCAACAAAGCTTTGATACGGTGCACGGCGGCTTCGGCAGCGCCCCCAAGTTTCCGCACCCCATGGATATGGAATTTCTGCTCCGCCACGCTGCGCGCAGCAACGAAACTGACGCACGCCACATGGCGCTGCATACGCTGCGTAAAATGGCGGATGGCGGCATTTACGACCAGCTCGGTGGCGGCTTCTGCCGCTACAGCGTGGATGACCGCTGGGCTATCCCCCATTTTGAAAAGATGCTGTACGACAACGGCCCGTTGCTGGCGCTGTACACCGATGCGTATGTGCTGACTGGCGAGGCCGGATTCAAACAAACCGCCTACGGCATTGCCAGATGGGTGATACGCGAAATGCAGTCGCCGCATGGCGGCTATTTTTCCAGTATGGATGCCGACTCGGAACATGAAGAAGGCAAATTTTATGTGTGGACACCAAAACAGATCGCCAGTCTGCTGAGCGTCGAGGAATATGCCATTACAGAAGCTCACTACGGTCTGAACCTGACACCCAATTTTGAACGCAAGCACTGGAACCTGATTGTTGCCCAGCCGCTGGCCGACATCGCCGCCACCCAGAAAATCCCGCTGGAGCAGGCCGAGCAGATACTCGAACGCGCCAGGCAAAAACTGTTTGCTGCACGAGCGGACCGGGTATGGCCGGGTCGCGATGAAAAGATACTGGTGAGCTGGAATGCGCTGATGGTCAAAGGCATGGCGCATGCCGGGCGGATACTGAATCAGCCGACCTGGATTTCATCGGCGCAGCACGCGGTGGATTTCATTCATGCCAACATGTGGCGCGACGGACGCCTGCTGGCGACTTGCAAGGATGGAAAATCACATCTGAATGCCTATCTCGACGACTACGCGTTCTTGCTGGATGCCTTGCTGGAACTGCTGCAAGCTGAGTTTCGTCCGATTGACCTGAGCTTTGCACGCGAACTCGCCGATGTGCTGCTGGCTCAGTTTGAAGACCAGCAGGCCGGCGGTTTCTACTTTACCAGCCATGATCACGAGCACCTGATCCATCGCCCCAAGCCCGGCCATGACAGCTCCATGCCGTCCGGTAACGGCATCGCCGCATTTGCACTGCAACGCCTGGGTTACCTGCTGGGGGAAATGCGTTATGTGGATGCTGCCACCCGCACGCTGGCGCTGTATTATCCGCCACTGTCACGCCATACGGGCGGCTTCTCCAGCCTGCTGATGACCTTGCAGGAGCAGTTCACGCCACCGCAGATCATTATCCTGCGCAGCCCTCCCGGACAAAGCGAGGCCTGGCGCCGCACGCTGCTGGCGCACTATGCTGCCGACAAACTGATCCTGACGCTGGAAGGCGAACAGACCGGGCTGCCAGCCGCACTGGCCAAGCCGCTGACCGAAAAAACCAGCGCCTGGATCTGCCAGGGCACGCAATGTTCACCGCCAGTTCACGATAGCCAGGCGTTGCTGGATGCGTGTTTTATGGCGGGATAA
- the ahr gene encoding NADPH-dependent aldehyde reductase Ahr, with protein MIKAFAAFEAHGELKPFEYDPGQLKPDEVEIDVLYCGICHSDLSVIDNEWGITEYPVVPGHEVVGTIGQIGAGVKHLKVGQVVGLGWHAGYCNECEPCKTGDNNLCSTAQATIVGHHGGFADKVRAAANSVVPIPEGIDLESAGPLFCGGVTVFNPLVQFDIKPTDKVAVIGIGGLGHMALQFLNGWGCDVTAFTSSEDKKKEALELGAHHTLNSRDAKEIEAAAGRFDMVISTVNVKLDWNLYLGTLKPRGRLHFVGATLDPLDINVFSLILAQRSISGSPVGSPLTIAKMLEFAKRHHVKPVIEKFSFTDINKAIERLRSGDAHYRIVLHR; from the coding sequence ATGATCAAAGCATTTGCCGCATTTGAAGCACACGGAGAACTCAAGCCCTTTGAATATGATCCCGGCCAACTCAAGCCCGACGAAGTTGAAATCGACGTTCTGTATTGCGGTATCTGCCATAGCGATCTGAGTGTGATCGACAATGAATGGGGGATTACCGAATACCCGGTGGTTCCCGGACACGAGGTGGTTGGAACGATCGGACAAATCGGAGCAGGCGTCAAGCACCTGAAGGTCGGTCAGGTGGTAGGGTTGGGCTGGCATGCTGGCTATTGCAATGAATGTGAACCCTGCAAGACAGGCGACAACAATCTATGCTCGACCGCGCAGGCGACTATTGTCGGGCATCACGGCGGTTTTGCCGACAAGGTGCGCGCGGCGGCCAACAGCGTGGTTCCGATCCCAGAAGGCATTGATCTGGAGTCCGCCGGTCCGTTGTTTTGCGGCGGGGTTACGGTGTTTAATCCGCTGGTCCAGTTTGATATCAAACCCACCGACAAAGTGGCTGTGATCGGCATCGGTGGCCTCGGCCACATGGCATTGCAGTTCCTGAATGGCTGGGGTTGCGATGTCACGGCATTCACCAGCAGCGAAGATAAAAAGAAAGAAGCGCTGGAGTTGGGGGCGCACCATACTTTGAACTCGCGCGACGCGAAAGAAATCGAGGCGGCAGCAGGGCGTTTCGACATGGTCATTTCAACGGTCAACGTGAAGCTGGACTGGAATCTCTACCTCGGTACGCTGAAGCCGCGCGGGCGTTTACATTTTGTCGGCGCGACGCTGGATCCGCTTGATATCAATGTGTTTTCGCTCATCTTGGCGCAACGTTCGATTTCCGGTTCTCCGGTGGGCAGCCCTTTAACCATTGCCAAAATGCTGGAGTTCGCCAAGCGCCACCACGTCAAGCCGGTCATCGAGAAATTCAGCTTTACTGACATCAACAAGGCAATCGAAAGACTAAGAAGCGGTGACGCGCACTATCGCATAGTGCTTCATCGCTAA
- a CDS encoding AsmA family protein → MLPRIAKWLAYIVAAMAILILVLVIFFDWNWLRHPVERFVTEKTGRALIINGNLSVKLGWPSTRIQVADVSFANPAWSKQPLMFTVKRMDGDINLPALLKRHFNVFTVNLTQPRVFLEQNPDGRKNWLLDRNQQDENATVKIDRITLDDGQISYTDTGHNTQIQATLSTRQNPSQGDLPADIVFTAVGKLKGQALTATGSGGTVIALNDEITPYPLNVDISLGRTRLHAAGTATSLSRFSAVDLNITLNGTSLDQLYPIIGIALPRSPAYSTKGHLQHSARQWRYEKFTAHIGKSDLSGNLQVDSAGKRPFLKGDVTFQTLNLADLGSPIGMSNKNKGKAPDSTQRTTHALPVTTANKRDVLPELPFRTERWDSVDADVKIQAKRIQRARALPIENLVAHVKMNDSILTLDPVSFGVAGGTLAGTVTLNGQHDPIQAKVNIHARKIQLNQLFPTIKLTKTSIGQMHGEFDLSGTGNAVDQMLASANGRVALVVDSGKISKLILETAGLHLWEMLQLKITGDKVITLNCAVADFDVKHGNLQTKIMVLDTDITTINGSGNIDMAQETLNLELQPHTKVLSPLALRSPIYIRGKFAKPEVSLDKTKLILRSAGALVLGALNPFLVIIPLVDTGPGKDSACGKLIHKAQH, encoded by the coding sequence GTGTTACCCCGCATAGCTAAATGGCTGGCCTATATCGTGGCTGCGATGGCCATTCTCATACTTGTGCTTGTCATTTTCTTTGACTGGAACTGGCTGCGCCACCCTGTCGAACGTTTTGTAACTGAAAAAACCGGACGTGCACTGATTATCAACGGCAACCTCAGCGTCAAGCTGGGATGGCCAAGTACACGCATTCAAGTTGCTGATGTGAGCTTTGCCAATCCCGCCTGGTCGAAGCAGCCGCTGATGTTCACAGTCAAACGCATGGACGGTGATATCAATTTACCTGCGCTGCTCAAACGCCATTTCAACGTATTCACGGTTAACCTCACGCAACCACGCGTGTTCCTCGAACAAAACCCGGACGGGCGCAAGAACTGGCTACTGGATCGCAATCAGCAGGATGAAAACGCCACGGTAAAAATTGACCGCATCACCCTGGACGACGGCCAAATCAGTTACACCGACACAGGACACAACACGCAGATTCAGGCAACGCTTTCTACGCGCCAGAACCCGTCACAAGGCGACCTGCCTGCTGATATTGTCTTTACCGCAGTCGGCAAGCTGAAAGGGCAGGCATTAACTGCCACCGGTAGCGGCGGTACGGTGATTGCTCTGAATGATGAAATCACGCCCTATCCGCTCAACGTCGATATCAGTCTGGGCCGCACCCGCTTACATGCAGCGGGCACGGCAACCAGCCTGAGCCGCTTTAGTGCTGTTGATTTGAATATCACGCTGAATGGCACCAGCCTCGATCAGCTCTATCCAATAATCGGTATTGCGCTGCCACGCTCACCCGCTTACTCGACTAAAGGCCATCTGCAACACAGCGCCCGGCAATGGCGTTACGAGAAATTCACTGCCCATATAGGCAAAAGCGATTTGTCAGGCAATCTGCAAGTCGACAGCGCCGGAAAACGTCCGTTTTTAAAGGGGGATGTCACGTTTCAAACACTGAACCTGGCTGATCTGGGTTCACCCATAGGGATGAGCAATAAGAATAAGGGTAAAGCGCCTGATTCAACACAACGAACTACTCACGCTCTGCCTGTCACCACCGCCAATAAACGCGACGTACTGCCTGAACTGCCGTTTCGCACCGAGCGCTGGGACAGTGTCGATGCCGATGTAAAAATCCAGGCAAAACGCATCCAGCGGGCACGCGCCTTGCCGATTGAAAATCTGGTGGCACACGTGAAAATGAATGACTCCATCCTGACACTGGATCCTGTCAGTTTCGGTGTTGCAGGCGGCACACTGGCGGGAACCGTCACGCTCAATGGCCAACACGATCCGATTCAGGCCAAAGTTAACATTCATGCCAGAAAGATACAGCTCAATCAGTTATTCCCTACCATCAAGTTAACCAAAACCAGCATTGGCCAAATGCACGGTGAGTTCGACCTGAGCGGCACAGGAAACGCCGTTGACCAGATGCTCGCCAGCGCGAACGGGCGAGTAGCGCTGGTGGTCGACAGCGGTAAAATCAGCAAGCTGATACTGGAAACAGCAGGTTTGCATCTGTGGGAAATGTTGCAATTAAAAATCACTGGCGACAAAGTCATCACCTTGAATTGCGCGGTGGCTGATTTCGATGTCAAGCATGGCAATTTGCAGACCAAAATCATGGTTCTGGATACCGATATCACGACCATCAACGGTAGCGGCAATATTGACATGGCACAAGAAACACTGAATCTGGAATTGCAACCGCATACCAAAGTCCTCAGCCCGCTGGCGTTACGCAGCCCGATCTACATCCGCGGCAAATTTGCCAAACCGGAAGTCTCGCTCGATAAAACCAAACTTATACTGCGCAGCGCGGGCGCACTAGTACTCGGAGCACTCAATCCGTTTCTGGTCATCATCCCCTTAGTCGACACCGGTCCCGGCAAAGACAGTGCATGCGGCAAACTCATCCATAAAGCGCAGCACTGA
- a CDS encoding class I SAM-dependent methyltransferase, with product MGSPVIELVLKNIKVEEVDEGIFSCIDRNDRQSDYDNKVNAYDLVVGNAIYNRVMWGNWPSNYADFCHQALTSKPGGIFLDAGCGSLVFTASAYANADNKLIVLLDRSIGMLRKGRDRIKKHSGAIPKNIVFIQGDIFSLPFQDAAFDTVASFGVLHIFEEKMDLLAELERVKKHSGKVFFSSLVGNNTLGRRYFNILNKAGEVATCHSSQSLIGQLSPSPFEYKLNTIGNMAYGESA from the coding sequence ATGGGTTCACCAGTGATTGAGTTGGTCCTGAAAAACATTAAAGTTGAGGAGGTCGATGAAGGTATCTTTTCGTGCATTGACCGAAATGACCGTCAGAGCGATTACGACAATAAAGTGAACGCATACGATCTGGTGGTAGGTAACGCTATTTACAACAGAGTCATGTGGGGGAATTGGCCATCCAACTATGCGGATTTTTGCCACCAAGCCTTGACGAGCAAACCAGGCGGAATTTTTCTTGATGCTGGTTGTGGCTCCCTCGTGTTCACAGCCAGCGCCTATGCAAACGCTGATAACAAATTGATCGTGCTTTTAGACCGTTCAATTGGCATGCTCAGGAAGGGCAGGGATAGGATCAAGAAACACAGCGGCGCAATCCCCAAGAATATTGTGTTCATCCAAGGCGATATTTTTAGCCTTCCCTTTCAGGATGCCGCTTTTGATACAGTTGCCTCATTTGGTGTGTTGCATATTTTTGAAGAAAAAATGGACCTTCTTGCAGAACTTGAGCGCGTTAAGAAACACTCTGGCAAAGTATTTTTTTCTAGCCTTGTTGGCAACAACACACTTGGAAGAAGATATTTTAATATTCTAAATAAGGCTGGCGAGGTTGCCACCTGTCATTCAAGTCAATCGCTAATCGGCCAGCTTTCTCCTTCACCATTTGAATACAAGCTGAACACAATTGGAAACATGGCGTATGGCGAAAGCGCATAA
- a CDS encoding MFS transporter — protein MSSDTIKRYLPWVVATALFMEQLDSTIVNTAIPAMAVSLHVTPLSLKAVVTSYILSLAVCIPVSGWMADRFGTRRVFGTAIALFTVSSVLCGLALNAPMLVATRILQGIGAAMMMPVGRLAIIRTFPKGELLNAMNFVIIPALIGPLLGPTIGGLIVNWLSWREIFFINVPVGLIALYLIYHHMPDYRGETPRPLDVIGLVLFGSGTALLSWLLEIFGEHSLDPTSFGVLLTLSFSLLAAYFLHARELTYPLLRITLFRIRTFRVSVAGGFITRLGVGSLPFLLPLLYQLGLGLPAWQSGLLMMPTALAAMGMKLISSRVLRHFGYRKVLIVNTLMIGVTIGLYALVVAATPLFAIVLLGLALGFFNSLQFSSMNSMAYADVDTPDSSMASTISSTFQQISMSFGLAFGSLITAWYLGDLPQTDRLAVTGALHHAFLTLGALTIVSSLSFWALRPRDGESVSRGELRTGE, from the coding sequence ATGAGCTCAGACACCATTAAGCGTTACCTGCCTTGGGTCGTCGCCACGGCGCTGTTCATGGAGCAGCTCGACTCGACCATTGTCAACACGGCGATTCCGGCGATGGCGGTGAGTTTGCACGTAACGCCGCTGAGTCTGAAAGCGGTCGTCACCAGTTACATCCTTAGTCTCGCCGTGTGTATCCCGGTCAGCGGCTGGATGGCGGATCGCTTCGGTACGCGCCGCGTATTTGGGACGGCGATCGCACTGTTCACGGTTTCGTCTGTGTTATGCGGACTGGCGCTGAATGCGCCGATGCTGGTGGCGACGCGTATTTTGCAGGGGATCGGCGCGGCGATGATGATGCCGGTGGGGCGACTGGCGATTATCCGCACCTTCCCCAAGGGGGAATTACTCAACGCGATGAATTTTGTCATCATTCCCGCGTTGATCGGGCCGTTGCTCGGGCCGACGATAGGTGGCTTGATCGTCAACTGGCTGTCGTGGCGCGAGATTTTTTTTATCAATGTGCCGGTCGGCCTGATCGCGCTGTATCTGATCTATCATCATATGCCTGATTATCGTGGCGAAACACCGCGCCCACTGGATGTCATCGGTCTGGTGTTATTCGGCTCAGGCACCGCGTTGTTGTCCTGGCTACTGGAAATTTTCGGCGAGCACAGCCTCGATCCGACTTCGTTTGGCGTACTGCTGACACTGTCATTTAGCCTGCTTGCGGCTTACTTCTTGCACGCGCGTGAGCTGACTTACCCCCTGTTGCGGATTACGCTGTTCCGGATTCGCACGTTTCGCGTGTCAGTCGCGGGCGGCTTCATCACCCGGCTCGGTGTCGGCAGTCTGCCTTTTTTGCTGCCACTGCTGTACCAGCTAGGGTTGGGGCTACCAGCCTGGCAATCTGGCCTGTTAATGATGCCGACTGCGCTGGCTGCAATGGGAATGAAGTTGATTTCCTCGCGCGTGCTGCGACACTTTGGCTACCGCAAAGTACTCATCGTGAACACGCTAATGATCGGCGTCACCATCGGCCTGTATGCGCTGGTGGTCGCCGCCACGCCACTATTTGCCATCGTACTGCTCGGTCTGGCGCTGGGGTTTTTCAACTCGCTGCAATTTTCCAGCATGAATTCGATGGCGTATGCCGACGTCGATACGCCGGATTCGAGCATGGCCAGCACCATTTCCAGCACGTTCCAGCAGATTTCCATGAGTTTCGGCCTGGCCTTCGGCTCGCTGATTACCGCCTGGTATCTTGGCGATCTGCCGCAAACTGACCGACTGGCCGTCACCGGCGCGCTGCACCATGCATTTCTGACGCTGGGCGCGCTCACTATCGTTTCCTCGCTGTCTTTCTGGGCATTGCGCCCTCGTGACGGCGAATCAGTCAGTCGGGGCGAATTGCGCACAGGCGAATAA
- a CDS encoding COG4315 family predicted lipoprotein encodes MNAITRLFTAIALSATIAGCASYAPTKIADGVLVTDTGMTVYTFDKDIASSGKSACYGPCSTLWPAVAPGGEVSGDYGVITRDDGSKQLTYKGKPLYLFAKDKQPGDKLGDNVKDIWHVIK; translated from the coding sequence ATGAATGCCATAACCCGATTATTTACTGCAATCGCGCTCAGCGCCACTATCGCAGGCTGTGCCAGTTATGCCCCAACCAAAATAGCTGACGGCGTGCTGGTCACGGATACGGGCATGACGGTATATACCTTTGACAAAGACATCGCGAGTAGCGGCAAGAGCGCCTGCTATGGGCCATGCAGCACCCTGTGGCCGGCAGTTGCACCTGGCGGTGAAGTGAGTGGCGACTACGGTGTCATTACCCGCGACGACGGCAGCAAGCAGTTGACTTATAAGGGTAAACCGCTCTATCTGTTTGCGAAAGACAAGCAGCCCGGCGACAAACTGGGTGATAACGTCAAAGACATCTGGCATGTGATCAAGTAG